The Leucobacter chromiiresistens genome window below encodes:
- a CDS encoding M16 family metallopeptidase, protein MREPIALPLDQPELTADLGGGLVRRTVHPSGLRVLTERMPGARSASIGFWIGVGSRDEQAERPDAPGSLGSTHFLEHLLFKGTPTRDAFSIATEFDRIGAEHNALTAKEYTCYHAKVRDADLEVAVTMLSDMVANSVLDADEFETERGVILEELAMAADDLADVANERFFEAVLGEHPLGRPIGGWPETITEARRADVDRHYRDRYDPSTLVVTAAGAVDHDRLVAQVLAALNASPEERWHTDGAAAPVRREQVVDASPAGAEAPGRASLDSPLEREPRVRITERPSEQVNLLIGTHGFSAGDPRRFAYGIMNSVLGGGMSSRLFQEIREKRGLAYTAYSFGASYSDSGVFAMYAGTAPEKAADVIELSRVELRRLADTEISGEELERALGQIAGSTALALEDSDTRMGRLARAELGSGELFDLDASLERFAAVTPEHIREVAATLAARPLTVVAVGEASRSSLESSD, encoded by the coding sequence ATGCGCGAACCCATAGCCCTGCCCCTCGACCAGCCCGAACTGACCGCTGATCTGGGCGGCGGGCTCGTCAGGCGCACCGTCCACCCCAGCGGCCTGCGCGTGCTGACCGAGCGCATGCCGGGGGCGCGAAGCGCGTCGATCGGATTCTGGATCGGCGTGGGCTCGCGCGACGAGCAGGCGGAGCGCCCGGACGCCCCCGGCAGCCTCGGGTCCACCCACTTCCTCGAGCACCTGCTGTTCAAGGGCACCCCGACGCGCGACGCGTTCTCGATCGCGACCGAGTTCGACCGCATCGGCGCCGAGCACAACGCGCTCACCGCGAAGGAGTACACCTGCTACCACGCGAAGGTGCGCGATGCCGACCTCGAGGTCGCGGTGACGATGCTGAGCGACATGGTCGCGAACTCGGTGCTCGACGCCGACGAGTTCGAGACGGAGCGCGGCGTGATCCTCGAGGAGCTGGCGATGGCCGCCGACGATCTCGCCGACGTCGCCAACGAGCGCTTCTTCGAGGCCGTGCTCGGGGAGCACCCGCTCGGGCGGCCGATCGGCGGCTGGCCGGAGACGATCACGGAGGCCCGTCGGGCCGACGTCGATCGCCACTACCGCGATCGCTACGATCCCTCGACGCTGGTGGTGACCGCGGCGGGGGCGGTCGACCACGACCGGCTCGTGGCCCAGGTGCTCGCCGCGCTGAACGCCTCGCCGGAGGAGCGCTGGCACACCGACGGCGCCGCCGCCCCCGTGCGGCGGGAGCAGGTGGTCGACGCGTCGCCGGCGGGTGCGGAGGCTCCCGGACGCGCCTCCCTCGACTCGCCGCTCGAGCGGGAGCCGCGCGTGCGGATCACCGAGCGCCCCTCCGAGCAGGTCAATCTGCTGATCGGCACGCACGGCTTCAGCGCCGGCGACCCGCGCCGCTTCGCCTACGGGATCATGAACTCGGTGCTCGGCGGCGGCATGTCGAGCCGGCTGTTCCAGGAGATCCGCGAGAAGCGGGGTCTCGCGTACACGGCGTACTCCTTCGGCGCGAGTTACTCCGACTCCGGCGTGTTCGCGATGTACGCCGGCACCGCCCCCGAGAAGGCGGCGGACGTCATCGAGCTCAGCCGGGTGGAGCTGCGCAGGCTCGCCGACACCGAGATCTCGGGCGAAGAGCTCGAGCGGGCGCTCGGTCAGATCGCGGGTTCCACGGCGCTCGCGCTCGAGGACTCGGACACCCGGATGGGCCGCCTCGCTCGCGCTGAGCTCGGCAGCGGCGAGCTCTTCGATCTCGACGCCTCGCTCGAGCGCTTCGCCGCGGTGACGCCCGAGCACATCCGCGAGGTGGCGGCGACGCTCGCCGCCCGCCCGCTCACGGTGGTCGCGGTGGGGGAGGCCTCGCGATCCTCGCTCGAATCGAGCGACTGA
- the dapB gene encoding 4-hydroxy-tetrahydrodipicolinate reductase, with translation MTNRVAVSGSTGRLGALVCEVVEQHPDFELVARLRSTSGPEEGADADIVIDVSRPDASPGIVDRALARGQQVVVGTSGWSAALLAELSAELERTPERGVIVVPNFSLGSVLGTALARIAAPYFDAVEVVEAHHPGKVDSPSGTAVRTAELMAEARGGRPVEAPFAEQPARGELVAGIPVHSLRLAGVVAKQEVRFGGPGEVLTLTHDTHSNEAYRAGVRAALEAAPAARGLTVGLDALLGLNGAALDGGAR, from the coding sequence ATGACGAATCGTGTAGCGGTCTCGGGGTCGACCGGCCGACTGGGAGCCCTCGTGTGCGAGGTCGTGGAGCAGCATCCCGACTTCGAGCTGGTCGCGCGGCTGCGCAGCACGTCGGGGCCCGAGGAGGGCGCCGACGCCGACATCGTGATCGACGTGAGCCGCCCCGACGCCTCCCCGGGGATCGTGGATCGCGCGCTCGCCCGCGGGCAGCAGGTGGTCGTGGGTACGAGCGGATGGTCGGCCGCGCTGCTCGCCGAGCTCTCCGCCGAGCTGGAGCGCACGCCGGAGCGCGGCGTGATCGTCGTGCCGAACTTCTCGCTGGGCTCGGTGCTCGGCACCGCGCTCGCGCGCATCGCCGCGCCGTACTTCGACGCCGTCGAGGTGGTCGAGGCGCACCACCCCGGCAAGGTCGATTCGCCGAGCGGCACTGCGGTGCGCACCGCCGAGCTCATGGCTGAGGCCCGCGGCGGCCGCCCGGTCGAGGCCCCGTTCGCGGAGCAGCCGGCGCGCGGTGAGCTCGTCGCGGGAATCCCAGTGCACAGCCTGCGGCTGGCGGGCGTGGTCGCGAAGCAGGAGGTGCGCTTCGGCGGGCCGGGCGAGGTGCTCACGCTCACGCACGACACGCACTCGAACGAGGCGTACCGCGCAGGCGTGCGGGCGGCGCTCGAAGCGGCTCCCGCGGCGCGCGGGCTCACGGTGGGGCTCGATGCGCTGCTCGGCCTGAACGGCGCGGCGCTCGACGGCGGCGCGCGATGA
- a CDS encoding polyribonucleotide nucleotidyltransferase, translating into MEGPEIKFAEAVLDNGTFGKRTIRFETGRLAQQAQGAVAAYLDEETMLLSATSASKQPKDHFDFFPLTIDVEERSYAAGKIPGSFFRREGRPSTEAILVCRLIDRPLRPSFVSGLRNEVQVVITVLSIAPGEFYDALAINAASASTQISGLPFSGPIAGVRLALIGDQWVAFPNAEQLQDAVFDLVVAGRVVTDAQGNDDVAIMMVEAEATEHSWELIRSGAKKPNEAVVAEGLDAAKPFIAQLCKAQSELAAQSAKEIADYPVFLPYTDEVLAAVDALARTELAPIYQIADKQERQNADDALKARVKEGIAAQVEAGTLPESAIAQVSAAYKSVTKDIVRTRVLTEGVRMDGRGTSDIRALDAEVQVIPRVHGSAIFQRGETQILGVTTLNMLKMEQQIDSLSPVTSKRYLHHYNFPPYSTGETGRVGSPKRREIGHGFLAERALVPVLPSREEFPYAIRQVSEALGSNGSTSMGSVCASTLSLLNAGVPLRAPVAGIAMGLVSDEVDGETRYAALTDILGAEDALGDMDFKVAGTADFITAIQLDTKLDGLPASVLKGALTQAHEARLTILGVLNQAIDVPDEMAPTAPRVLTVNIPVDKIGELIGPKGKTINGIQDQTGADISIDDDGTVYIGATDGPAAEAARAQVNAIANPQNPEVGEQYLGTVVKNAAFGAFISLLPGKDGLLHISEVRKLAGGKRIESVDDVLSVGQKILVKITKTDDRGKLSLEPVIEEQAAEAVDAPAAPAAE; encoded by the coding sequence GTGGAGGGTCCTGAAATCAAGTTCGCCGAGGCCGTGCTCGATAACGGCACGTTCGGCAAGCGCACCATCCGTTTTGAGACCGGTCGTCTCGCGCAGCAGGCGCAGGGCGCCGTCGCCGCGTACCTCGACGAGGAGACGATGCTCCTCTCGGCGACCAGCGCATCGAAGCAGCCGAAGGATCACTTCGACTTCTTCCCCCTGACCATCGACGTCGAGGAGCGCTCGTACGCCGCGGGCAAGATCCCCGGCTCGTTCTTCCGTCGCGAGGGCCGCCCGTCGACCGAGGCGATCCTCGTCTGCCGCCTGATCGACCGCCCGCTCCGCCCCTCCTTCGTGAGCGGCCTGCGGAACGAGGTCCAGGTCGTCATCACCGTCCTCTCGATCGCGCCCGGCGAGTTCTACGACGCCCTCGCGATCAACGCCGCCTCGGCGTCGACGCAGATCTCGGGCCTCCCGTTCTCCGGCCCGATCGCCGGCGTGCGCCTCGCGCTCATCGGCGACCAGTGGGTCGCCTTCCCGAACGCGGAGCAGCTGCAGGACGCGGTCTTCGACCTCGTCGTCGCCGGCCGCGTCGTCACCGACGCGCAGGGCAACGACGACGTCGCGATCATGATGGTCGAGGCCGAAGCGACCGAGCACAGCTGGGAACTGATCCGCAGCGGCGCGAAGAAGCCGAACGAGGCGGTCGTCGCCGAGGGGCTCGATGCCGCGAAGCCGTTCATCGCTCAGCTCTGCAAGGCGCAGTCGGAGCTCGCAGCGCAGTCGGCGAAGGAGATCGCCGACTACCCGGTCTTCCTGCCCTACACCGACGAGGTCCTCGCAGCCGTCGACGCGCTCGCGCGCACCGAGCTCGCGCCGATCTACCAGATCGCCGACAAGCAGGAGCGTCAGAACGCCGACGACGCGCTGAAGGCGCGGGTGAAGGAGGGCATCGCCGCGCAGGTCGAGGCCGGCACCCTCCCCGAGTCCGCCATCGCGCAGGTCTCCGCTGCGTACAAGAGCGTGACGAAGGACATCGTGCGCACCCGCGTGCTCACCGAGGGCGTCCGTATGGACGGTCGCGGCACGAGCGACATCCGCGCGCTCGACGCCGAGGTCCAGGTCATCCCCCGCGTGCACGGCTCCGCGATCTTCCAGCGCGGCGAGACCCAGATCCTGGGCGTCACCACGCTGAACATGCTCAAGATGGAGCAGCAGATCGACTCGCTCTCCCCGGTGACGAGCAAGCGGTACCTGCACCACTACAACTTCCCGCCGTACTCGACCGGAGAGACCGGCCGCGTCGGCTCCCCGAAGCGTCGCGAGATCGGGCACGGCTTCCTGGCCGAGCGCGCCCTCGTGCCGGTGCTGCCGAGCCGCGAGGAGTTCCCCTACGCCATCCGCCAGGTGTCGGAGGCGCTCGGATCGAACGGCTCCACGTCGATGGGCTCGGTCTGCGCCTCGACGCTGTCGCTGCTGAACGCGGGCGTGCCGCTGCGCGCACCCGTCGCGGGCATCGCCATGGGCCTCGTCTCCGACGAGGTCGACGGGGAGACGCGGTACGCGGCGCTCACCGACATCCTGGGCGCTGAGGATGCGCTCGGCGACATGGACTTCAAGGTCGCCGGCACCGCCGACTTCATCACCGCGATCCAGCTCGACACCAAGCTCGACGGGCTCCCCGCCTCCGTGCTGAAGGGCGCGCTGACGCAGGCGCACGAGGCCCGCCTGACGATCCTGGGCGTGCTGAACCAGGCCATCGACGTGCCCGACGAGATGGCTCCGACGGCGCCTCGCGTGCTCACGGTGAACATCCCGGTCGACAAGATCGGCGAGCTGATCGGCCCGAAGGGCAAGACGATCAACGGCATCCAGGATCAGACCGGCGCCGACATCTCGATCGACGACGACGGCACCGTCTACATCGGCGCGACCGACGGGCCGGCCGCGGAGGCCGCGCGTGCGCAGGTCAACGCGATCGCCAACCCGCAGAACCCCGAGGTCGGCGAGCAGTACCTCGGCACCGTCGTGAAGAACGCCGCGTTCGGCGCCTTCATCTCGCTGCTCCCGGGCAAGGACGGCCTGCTGCACATCTCCGAGGTGCGCAAGCTCGCCGGCGGCAAGCGGATCGAGAGCGTGGACGACGTGCTCTCCGTCGGTCAGAAGATCCTCGTGAAGATCACGAAGACCGACGACCGCGGCAAGCTCTCGCTCGAGCCTGTGATCGAGGAGCAGGCCGCCGAGGCGGTTGACGCTCCGGCGGCACCCGCAGCGGAGTAA
- a CDS encoding asparaginase domain-containing protein: protein MRDRTRSPRLLLVYCGGTFGMHETGDGLAAQTDLGDVLSGLVDAWARRHGHPVDWRLAVPRSVIDSAEATHGTALEIADLIRERVAEGISGGAVQAVVVVHGTDTLAHSAAQAAFALADLAIPIVFTGAQRPIGIPGSDAERNFDDAFREALSGEEPGVRLVFGGAAMPACRAVKRSSEAFDAFIARRPAARPVDGVGSELAEALAACAHAPAPRVGMLTMVPGLPAEMLGAALDAFPEGLVLECYGSGTGPLVGPAHLETLRRARDSGTPVLAITRCEDGAVDLPRYAVGAAIAAAGVIGGHDLTAEAAIAKLRALRRAGLAGAALRSALDRNLVGEQQRSGSAPER from the coding sequence CGGCTGCTGCTGGTCTACTGCGGCGGAACGTTCGGCATGCACGAGACCGGCGACGGCCTCGCCGCCCAGACGGACCTCGGCGACGTGCTCTCCGGGCTCGTGGACGCCTGGGCGAGGCGCCACGGCCACCCGGTCGACTGGCGGCTCGCGGTGCCGCGATCCGTGATCGACAGCGCCGAGGCGACCCACGGGACGGCGCTCGAGATCGCCGACCTCATCCGTGAGCGCGTCGCCGAGGGCATCTCGGGCGGCGCGGTGCAGGCCGTGGTCGTGGTGCACGGCACCGACACGCTCGCGCACAGTGCGGCCCAGGCGGCGTTCGCGCTCGCCGACCTCGCGATCCCGATCGTCTTCACCGGCGCCCAGCGCCCGATCGGCATCCCGGGAAGCGACGCGGAGCGCAACTTCGACGACGCGTTCCGCGAGGCGCTGTCGGGCGAGGAGCCGGGGGTGCGCCTCGTCTTCGGCGGCGCCGCGATGCCGGCCTGCCGCGCCGTCAAGCGCTCGAGCGAGGCGTTCGACGCCTTCATCGCACGTCGACCGGCGGCCCGCCCCGTCGACGGGGTCGGCTCGGAGCTGGCGGAGGCCCTCGCCGCGTGCGCGCATGCGCCGGCGCCGCGCGTCGGAATGCTGACGATGGTGCCGGGCCTGCCCGCGGAGATGCTCGGGGCCGCGCTCGACGCGTTCCCCGAGGGGCTGGTGCTCGAGTGCTACGGCTCCGGCACGGGGCCGCTCGTCGGGCCGGCGCACCTCGAGACGCTGCGCCGAGCCCGCGACTCGGGTACGCCGGTGCTCGCCATCACCCGCTGCGAGGACGGCGCGGTCGACCTGCCGCGCTACGCCGTGGGCGCCGCCATCGCGGCGGCCGGGGTGATCGGCGGCCACGATCTCACCGCCGAGGCGGCGATCGCGAAGCTGCGGGCGCTGCGGCGGGCGGGGCTCGCGGGCGCCGCGCTGCGCAGCGCCCTGGACCGGAATCTCGTGGGGGAGCAGCAGCGCTCGGGGAGCGCCCCGGAGCGATGA